The following nucleotide sequence is from Callithrix jacchus isolate 240 chromosome 12, calJac240_pri, whole genome shotgun sequence.
gcttgaggccaggtgcagtggctcatgcctgtaatcccagcactttagaggctaaggtggtggatcacctgaggtcaggagttcgagaccagcctggacaatatgatgaaaccctgtctctaagaaaaatgcaaaaattagctgggcatggtgttttgtgcctgtaatcctagctactcgggaggctaaggcaggagaatcacttgaacctgggaggcagagattgcagtgagctgagatcacgccactgcactctagcctgggtgacagaggaagactacgtctcaaaaaaaagaaaaagcttgagCTACATGTATCGATCACAGGATATATGTAAGttacatgaaaaaagaaagccaTGGCTGTGTATGATTTGttgttaaaaatactttaagccctggtgcagtggttcatgcctataatcgcaaaattgggaggccaaggcaagaggattgcttgagtccaggggttcgaggccagcctcagcaacacagcaatatattgtctcttaaaaaaacttttctaggccgggcgcggtggctcaagcctgtaatcccagcactttgggaggccgaggcgggtggatcacgaggtcaacagatcgagaccatcctggtcaacatggtgaaaccccgtctctactaaaaattacaaaaaattagctgggcacggtggtgcgtgcctgtaatcccagctactcaggaggctgaggcaggagaattgcctgaacccaggaggcggaggttgcggtgagccgagatcgcgccattgtactccagcctgggtaacaagagcgaaactccgtctcaaaaaaaaaaaaaaaaaaaaaaaacttttctaattAGCCTGAtgcctggtgcagtgggtcatgccttaaatcccagcactttgggagaatcccttgagcccagaagttcaagactactCTGGGTAACAttgtaaaacctcatctctaccaaaaaattagctgggcatagtagcaggtacctatagtccaagctgctccagaggctgaggtgggggaatggcttgagcccaggaagtctaggctgcagtgagctatgattgtgtcattgcactccagcctaggtgacaaagtgcaacgctatctcaaagaaaaaaaaccaacagcttacaaatacatagaaaaaagtaTAGggccagccaggctcagtggctcacacctgtaatcccagcctttgggggGCCGAAGAggatggatcacttaagcccaggtgtTTGAAACCAACCAGCTGagcaacgtgatgaaaccccatctctacaaaaaaaaaaaaaattagctgggcatggtggtgtgtgcctgtagttccaggtactcgggagactgaggtaggaggatcacttgagcccagggaggttgaagctgcagtgaactgtgattgtaccactgcactccagcctgggcaacagagtgaatcactgtctcaaagcaaaaacaaaacaaaacaaaacaaaaaactagcaaaAATATGCACCAAATTTTTAGAATGACCTTTGAGAAACTATTaaataacataaagaaaatgttcatgatagactattaattttaaaaaagcaacatgCAAAACAGTAACTCAGTATGAGCCCAGTAGACAAAATCTATGGATCTAAACATTCAGACTGAAGTGTTATAGAGAAATACACCAAATATAAAATGATTCTTAAAAAATATCTAGATgttaggctaggtgtggtggctcacgcctgtaatcctaacagtttAGGAGagtgaggtgggctgatcaccagaggtcaggagtttgagaccaacttggccaacatggtgaaaccccatctctattgaaaatacaaaaattagccaggcatggtggcgggtgcctgtaattccagctacttaggaggctgaggtaggagaattgcttgaatccaggaggtagaggttgcagtgagccaaggccataccattgcactccagcctgggcaacaagagcaaaactgtgtctcaaaaaagaaaagtacacacacacacacacacacacacacaccacatagaTGTCAAAATAAGTAtaggtgttttaaaaaatatttttcacccaGAAAGATTGTTagttattttataagaaaaaaatacttttcagtaCTTCTTAAGTGTTCATGGCTATACTACTTTTATAATCCAAAATGTGTTTAAACAAATTGGCATGGAAAATATtagtggaggccaggcatggtagctcatgcctgtaatcgcagcaccttgggaggttgatgtgggtggaccacttgaggtcaggagttcaagaacagcctggccaacatggcaaaaccctgtatctactaaaaaatacaaaaattagctgggcatggtggtgcatgcctgtgatcccagctactcaggaggctgaggtgggagaatcgcttgaacccaggaggcagaggttgcagtaagcagagatcatgccactgtactccagcctgggcaacagagcaaaacactgtctcaaaaaaaaagaaagaagaaaatacagtggagatcgtgccactgcactctagcctgggcaacagaacaaaactctgtatcaaaaaaaaaaaaaaaaaaaaagaaaagatgagcgGATAGTAGCCATATCCCTTTCTCTATGCAGAGAACCTATGCAGAGCCAAGAATATAAGAGAAAACTTCCAAACCTTAGTTCAGAAAGTGCttggtttatataaatttatttctattttttgaaataactGCAGAtttttgccaggcgcagtggctcatgcctgtaatcccagcactatgaaaggccaaggaggatggatcatgaggtcagaagttcgagaccagcctgaccaacatggtgaaacccccatctctactaaaattacaaaaattagctgggcatagtggcacgtgcctgtaatcccagctattcagtaggctgaggcaggagaattacttgaacccaggaggtggaggtttcactgggccgagatcgtgccactgcactccaaccttggtgacagagtgcaactccatctcaaaaaaaggaaaaaataattgaagatttTTATGAATAGTGGAACAAATTTcattcacattaaaaataaactgcatCCTACTATATAAGAGATTTCATTGTAACTTTATACAATTTATTCAGTAAAGATATAAAAGCTGGGAgaattttatcattataaaagtGTGATATTCAGGAGTATCTGACTAGGTAACTCAATATGCCCTTGATTTTTATAATTCCTGTAGGACAGTGGCTAATCAGACACTTTTGTGTGGACTCACCGTGGAGAATCTATTCCACTGTCTCCTGCCATGCTGTGATTTTCCGTCCCTTCCAAGCGATTGTGTTCATGTTGGCTATCCTGAGCCAACACTGGCATATATGAAGTGTTGAAAAGTTGGAACTTTTGTgggaaatgttttctcatttcctgATTCTGAGGACTCTGACTCCAGCTAGCTGGCTTCTTTCCTGTGTCACCAATAGAGTCTTGCTTGACTTCAGCTTCAGAACTGGCTTTTCTTGTGCTATAGTTATCAAAGATTCTTTCATCAGCAGGTGCTGAGGCCTGTACATATTTAGTAACACTGGATTCTTCGTTGTAGTTAAAACCAAACTGGGCCTCTGAATTTAGGCCACAACTTTCAGCAGAGAAGTTAGCTTTTTGGCTTTCATCTGTGGTAGCATGCAGCCCAGTGGGTCTGTAGCATTCATTTCTTTTAAGCACCTGAGGCTCTACCCTCTCCATTGCGCTGTTGTACTCGGTCAGAGATCCCTCAGTcactttttgttttcctaaatttCCCTGGCTTCCACCTGTGAAAGAATACTGAATGTGGCCAGGCAGCATTTGGCATAAGTCATCATTCTCAGAAATGTCATCCTCCTCTAAATATAATGAACTACAGGCACCATCACCATCTTCCACCTCATTCTGATACACAGCCTGGTCATCATCAGAAAGCCCTTCATTTTCTAGACTCATAGTCTCTGCATCCTGGACAAATACTTTTCTCAAGAATTCTTCTGAGTCTCTGTCATTTCTCTCAGATTGTCTTAAAGGGTTCACACCAACTGGGTAATCCAAAAGGCCAAGATTTTGAAACTGGTGTATTGTGTTATCCACTAATCTACAAGCAGAGGGTGTTCGGTCTGAAGAGAAGGCACCTTGTGATGGCTGGCTAAGCAGAGTCTCTTTGGTTTCCCCTAATTTGTCAAAGTGGGAATGACTTTCCCTCAAGACTTCAGGATTTACCTCATTTTCTCCACCGTACCCATCATATCTCAACATGCTTTCTGTAAAGGGACAGCATTTACCATCATTTTGCAAGATGGTATGTTGAGGGTGATCTAAGAGGTGACCTCTGAAGTCATGATTGATGAGTTTGACAGTAGGGTCATTTATGTAAATGGATTCTGCTTCCAGTTTATTAGGCCATTCAGCATATGGCTGTTTGGCTTTACCATGAAAGATTCTTGAGGAATCCAAGGACCTAGGCCTTTGGAAAGACTTTTCCTTTGGTCCATTCTGGCTGGGTTTCAGATCACTGGTCTTCTGAATTTTGTACCCTTTGCATATTGTGCTTCCTCGGTGAGACAAACCCTGAAAAGGATTACTGATTTGCTTTTTGTAAATCAAATGGGAACCTAGCACTGTTGTAATCTCACTAAATGGTTTCTGACCTACCATTTTATCTGGGCTTTTAATTCTGGGGGTGGGCTGTGTAGCAGAGAGCTTGAGGTGTTTCTCCAGTCTAATGCTTTCTGGCTGAAGCTCACTTCCCAGACTCCTGGCTTTGTGTCTATCCCTACGAGAATGGCCCCACCCTTGAGGTTTTGCAGACAGATCCTGCCTTTTCTTAACCCTCTCTTTTGAAGGATATTTATGCCCAATTGTCAGCACGTCAGTGGAAGTGCCCTGgctattatattttttctgtaattcaTATTTTTGCATTAGGACAGTGTGTTTGATTAAATTGTCAACAGTCAAAATAGGATTAATTTGTTTGATTATCTCATGTTCAACACCTCGAGGGATATTGTCCAAGTCATCTTCATCTCGGACAGGCCATTCTTCAGGTGGGAACTGAGCAGAGAAACTTCTGTGTTCTGTTTTGGGCTTCTCCTTTCTAGATATGCTGCGCCATAAGAGACTAAAACCAAACttcttgcctttttctttatctcttgtgTATTGTAAAGGTTTGGTGCTCTCACACATGTGCTCCTCGGACACTGAAACTGCCCCATTCTGTACACAAGGTACGGATTCCCCAAGACCTCTGTGACTATTCCTAGTCACTTCTGCAGCAACTGGTGGTTCCTGAACATCCTGAGTGTGCACGTCCCGGAAACACTGGCAAGACTGACAGTGGGATATGGGGGCAGCATTCTCTTGGGTTGACTCTGCACAGCTCTCAATGCTCACCAGATACATCATGGAAGCTGGCATTGGGCAACTTTCACCTGATGGCAGGACTTTCTTATTTTCCTGGGTGGTTGTATTTGTAATGAAGTAAGTCTGAGGAGTAACTATGAAGTATCCTTCTCCAGTGTGATAAATCTTCCTTTCTTTAATCAGCATTCCCAGAGTGGTATAGAGAGTATCTTGAGATGGAATTGCAATACCTAAAACAGACAAGCATTTTAAACtgatagattctgaatattaaaaattttaataagtgaAATCAGTAACTCTGAAATAACTACACATTGGCTTGATAAATCCAGAGCTGATTGTAACATGATTAATACATGTGATTAAAATGCCAGGGCTGGGtgtgacggctcatgcctgtaatcccagagctttgggaagctaaggcaggagaatcacttgagctcagagttcaagaccaggctgggcagcactgcaagactttgtctctacaaaacgttttttaaacattagccaggtatgggaggatcatttgagtccaggagttcaaggatgcagtgagctatgattgtgccactgtactccagcctgggcaacagacaaagaccctgtttcaaaaaaaaaaaaaaggtaaagaagcataaataatatttataacttaataggaataggctgggcacggtggctcatgcctgtaatcccagcatgttgagaggccaaggcaggcagattacttgagctcaggagttcaagaccaggctgggtaacatggtgaCATCATGCCTCTACTACAAGTACaacaattagcagggcatggtgacaggtgcctgtaatcccagatgttctggaggctgaggtgagaggatcgcttgagcccagaggcaaaggttacaatgagccataatcgcaccactgcacttcaacctgggcaacagagtgagaccttgtctcaaaaataaaaataaaaataacaggaaaataatTTGGTCCACACAAAGTCATCTGCGTAGGTTAatgagtaaatttaaaaaaatctgaattcaCCCAAATACAAACCTATTACAATTTTAAACTGaggaaagtattctttttttatttttacttatattttttagagatgaggtgtccctatgttgctcaggctagccttgaactcctggcctcatgtgatgctctagcttcagcctcctaagtagctgggactagaggtgtgggTCACCCCATTAGGCTGTAGAAGGCATTCTTGATAAGAAAATGGGAGTTTTTAAAAACCACAGTCTCATGGCTTAAATatttataagagaaaatgaaaactagtCTGGTTCTTGGATGAGGGCAAACTACTTAGGTTCAGGATATGGTATTAATAGTTTTTCAAAGCAAAAggtaacaattttatttatttatttattattttttaagagatggggtctcactatgttgcccaggctggagtgcagtggctattcacaggcgcgatcccactactgatcagcataggagttttgacctgctccatttccgacctgggccggttcacccctccttaggcaacctggtggtcccctgctcccgggacatcaccatattgatgccgaacttagtgcggacacctgattggcatagcacactataccccagaactcctgggctcaagcaatctttccacctcagcctcccaagtagctgggactacaggcatgcaccactgcgcccggcataaCCTAAGCTTGTCTCCTTCGAGCCGGAATCAAACCATCAACCTAAGGATGTCTCCTGCTGAGGAAGTAGCTACAGTCCTCTGCTCTACTAGCTGAGCTATCAAAgggacaaaataattttaaaagaaattccgTTTACTAAATAGCAGGGTTTGAAATTATGTCATGAAAGTAATGATAAGAATGtttgtataagaaaaataatataagaaaatatatcagtGTGTTAACATTGGTTTCCTTTGAGTGGTAGTACTGTGAGTGGTcacttttttgcattttctgaattttcctatattatttgtataatgggaaaaattaaaaaaaaaatccttttacaaTGATGCATTGGATATCATACCgctattaaaagaataaaatatctaagttTGCTGAAGCTAGATGCCAttctttgtcattgttgttgttgtttgagatgaagtctcactctgtcaccaggctggagtgcagtggtgcaatctcagctcactgcaatatccgcctcccgggtacaagcaattctcttgcctcagcctcctgagtagctgggactattggtgcccaccaccacgcccagctaacttttctatttttagtagagatggggtttcacgaagTGGgctaggatagtcttgatcttctgacctcgtgatccacccaccttggtctcccaaagtgctgggattacaggggtaagccattgtacctggctCAGATGCCAttcttgaaaaggaagaaaataaaagaacaagtggtgcgtgactgtggtcccaggtactcaggaggctaaggcaggaggattgcttcaacatatgggtttgaggctgcagcaactATGAAGGTACCTCTGCactttaacctgggcaacagagtgaggccttgtctcaaaataaataagtgaaagaatGAGACATGTCAATATATGTTAACATGGAAAGATCTCCAAGATATGTTTTTAAGTTAATAAGGGAACGTGTTGAGGGAATGTATAGAATGATCCAATTTATGTTATACAAAATTTGTTATATTATCATATATAAGAAATGATAATAGTTATCTCTGGGAAGTGAGAATGGAAAAATGGAAAGTGGgggaaataaacttttctttctcattttgtacTCCTTTTCACAGAGTGTGATTTATTTATTGCCATAAGCAATTATTTTTGGAAAAGGTTATCTGGGAAGTAAAAGAAATACCCTTATCAAATTTGTTGATGCAGGACTTCTTCTGGCAGGGTTCTGATATAAAGTTCTacagaagaagggaaaaaacGAATATCACCCAGTTTACTTATGTGTTTAAGACTAATTATAGAAACCAAACACATGCAGTGAAGTACAAATGGAGAAAAACTTATTACTCTACCTGGGTAATGTTTCATCAAATGCTCCAAAAGTGATTCCTGTGTTACTACAATCTGAGCTGTATTCATATCAGATATAGCACAGCAAAGAACTTCACCCAAAGGTACAAACTGAGATTGAGTTATTGGATTCATCTGCACTGGAAAGACATCACCTAAATTGGAGATTCAAAAAAAGGGGGGTGATAAATTTGATAAAGTGTTTGGAATTAGtgaaacaagaataaaaacagGTGGAATTGCAATTCTTTCATCAGTCTTTACTCAGAATCTGTTAACATGACATGTACAatgatagaaatgaaagaaatgaatgaatgaaagaaaaagatttaccTTATGGTCTCTACttttaagaaatgtgttttaACTGTCTCTACAAGAGATGGCAAGATTCCATCAGAATCAAAGTATTATCAGAGTTCAGAAGGTCACACAATGCTTACACACCAGTAGTTTAccatctttcaaaatatttttccatattaccTATCTTGTGAAAGGCAGACATGggattattatttctttacttaaaatatataaagttataGAAAGCTCAAGTAATTGTCCCAAGTCTAAAAGCAAGTAAAGTGACAGAAACAGGTCCTCTGACTCCTGATTCAGTATTTTCACCATTCTACACTTTCCTCATTGGGATGAACGGGAAGATGTGAAGAAAGGCAGAAGTGTTTTCCAATTAGTAAGAAGACATGAACCTAAACCATGGAAAGCATATGTAAGAGCATGGATAGAGCTATTCTGGTTCAATAGAACTTAAGGCTTACACAGGACCAAAGTGGAACACAAGGCTGGAAATGTAAGCTAGATTGTATCTTTCCTCCTAACCAGTGTACTAAATGTTCTTCCTAACCTGTTATTACTCAGTATTGGATTGGATTATTCAGTATTGGAATAACCTGTTATTACTTGAGTATTGGATTCTGCTGGATATTCATGGGAACCACTCAATCAACTGTAAATGAAAGACTAAGTAAGACTCAGGAAAGAGATTTAGGAATCAATTAATAGAGATGAGATGTGAAGTTAAAGAgtggaataaattatttaataggagaataaagaaaagcaccaagaaacACCTCAGAAACAATCTGTATTTAAGACATAGTAGGGGCTGGgggcggtagctcaagcctgtaatcccagaactttgggaggccgaggcaggcggatcacctgaggtcgggagtttgagaccactctggccaacatggtgaaactccatctctactaaaaaagcacaaaaattagccgggagtggtggcagacacctgtaatcccaactactcaggaggcggaggcaggagaattgcttaaatacAGGAGATGGGGctaggagcggtggctcacgcctgtaatcccagcactttgggaggccaaggcaggtggatcacaaggtcaagagttgagatcagcctggccaagatggtgaaaccccatctctactaaaaaatacaaaaattagagtttGCTCCTTTCTGCCCGTGGTCACCGCCAAAGCAGCATCgttaaagtctctcttctccctgtgatcatgtctaagtcagagtctcctaaagagccggaacagctgaggaagctcttcattggagggttgagctttgaaacaactGATGAGAGCCTTaggagccattttgagcaatggggaacGCTCACAGACTGAGGTAATGAGAGATCTAAACACCAAGcgctccaggggctttgggttcATCAGGTATgcaactgtggaggaggtggatgcagccatgaatgcaaggccacacaaagtggatggaagagttgtggaaccaaagagagctgtctcaagagaagattctcaaagaccaggtgcccacttaactgtgaaaaaaatattcgttggtggcattaaagaagacactgaagaacatcacctaagagattattttgaacagtatggaaaaattgaagtgaCTGAAATCATGACggacagaggcagtggcaagaaaaggggctttgcctttgtaaccttGGACGACCATGACTCTGTGGATAAGATTGTCATTCAGAAATCCcatactgtgaatggccacaactGTGAAGTCCTGTCAAAGCAAGAGcttcatccagccaaagaggtcaaagtggttctggaaactttggtggtggtcgTGGAGGTGGTTTCAgtgggaatgacaactttggtcgtggaggaaacttcagtggtcatggtggctttggtggcagccatggtggtggtagatatggtggcagtggggatggctataatgggtttggtaatgatggaggcaattttggaggttgtggaagctacaatgattttggcagttacaacaaccagtcttcaaattttggacccatgaagggaggaaactttggaggcagaacctctggcccctatggtggtggtggccaatactttgccaaaccacgAAACCAAGGGGGCTATGGCggttccagtagcagcagtagctatggcagtggcagaagattttaattaggaaacaaagcttagcaggagaggagagccagagaagtgacagggaagctacaggttacaacagatttgtgaactcagccaagcacagtggtggcagggcctagctgctacaaagaagacatgatttgAACAAATACTCATGTATATGGGCAAAAAACtcgaggactgtatttgtgactaattgtataacaggttattttagtttctgttctgtggaaagtttgcattccaacaaagggttttaatgtagattttttttctttttctttttcttttttgcacctatgctgttgattgctaaatgtaatagtctgatcatgatgctgaataaatgtcttaaaaaaaaaaatacaaaaattagctgggtgggtggcaggcgcctgtaatcccagctacacagaaggctgagtgaggagaattgcttgaacctgggaggcggaggttgttgagctgagattgcatcactggactctagtctgggtgacagggcaagactccgtctcagaaaaaaaaatccaggaggcggaggttgcagtgagctgagatggcgccactgtactccagcctgggtgacaaagcaagactctgtctcacaaaaaaaaaaaaaaagacacagtaggaataacaaaaaagagaaggcaCATAACAAGAGTATGAGAAAAAAGAACTTCATGACATCCAATTTTGggggagaaaatagaaaaaaatttaaaaagtaaaaaaaaaaaaaattttaaaaaagagacttaaaataaataatggtcaACCGTGTCAAATGCTTAGGCAGAAATCTAAAGggtagaggaaggagaaaaaccaTTGGATTTCTCCATTGGAAGGTGCCAGTGGTgacttttaagaaaacaatttcagcctgggcatggtggcttacgcctgtaatcccaacactttggggagatcacttgaggccaggaattagagactGGCCTGAGCAATAtactgagatcccatctctacaaagataaacatttaaaaaattagccagggtggtgatGTGCCTGTTCTAGCTGCTAGGGGGctaaaggtgggaggattacttgagcccaggagttagaggctgaaaagagctgtgactgcaccattgcactccagcctctgtaagagtgagaccctgtctcgaaaaaaaaaaaaaaaaaaaaaaaaaaagaaaactatttcagtagaaaagaagacataaattaaAAGTTCCAATTGAAGAAAAGGAAGttcatgagaaaaatgtaaagttaATGGGTGTTCCTTGTAGAGCAGCGTTTCTCAACTTTGGCACTTTTGACATTTCAGGCAAGATATATATATGATAAC
It contains:
- the STOX1 gene encoding storkhead-box protein 1 isoform X4, translating into MLIKERKIYHTGEGYFIVTPQTYFITNTTTQENKKVLPSGESCPMPASMMYLVSIESCAESTQENAAPISHCQSCQCFRDVHTQDVQEPPVAAEVTRNSHRGLGESVPCVQNGAVSVSEEHMCESTKPLQYTRDKEKGKKFGFSLLWRSISRKEKPKTEHRSFSAQFPPEEWPVRDEDDLDNIPRGVEHEIIKQINPILTVDNLIKHTVLMQKYELQKKYNSQGTSTDVLTIGHKYPSKERVKKRQDLSAKPQGWGHSRRDRHKARSLGSELQPESIRLEKHLKLSATQPTPRIKSPDKMVGQKPFSEITTVLGSHLIYKKQISNPFQGLSHRGSTICKGYKIQKTSDLKPSQNGPKEKSFQRPRSLDSSRIFHGKAKQPYAEWPNKLEAESIYINDPTVKLINHDFRGHLLDHPQHTILQNDGKCCPFTESMLRYDGYGGENEVNPEVLRESHSHFDKLGETKETLLSQPSQGAFSSDRTPSACRLVDNTIHQFQNLGLLDYPVGVNPLRQSERNDRDSEEFLRKVFVQDAETMSLENEGLSDDDQAVYQNEVEDGDGACSSLYLEEDDISENDDLCQMLPGHIQYSFTGGSQGNLGKQKVTEGSLTEYNSAMERVEPQVLKRNECYRPTGLHATTDESQKANFSAESCGLNSEAQFGFNYNEESSVTKYVQASAPADERIFDNYSTRKASSEAEVKQDSIGDTGKKPASWSQSPQNQEMRKHFPQKFQLFNTSYMPVLAQDSQHEHNRLEGTENHSMAGDSGIDSPRTQSLASNNSVILDGLKRRQNFLQNFEGTKSSQPLTSNSLLHLTPVINV